One window from the genome of Bradyrhizobium xenonodulans encodes:
- a CDS encoding dienelactone hydrolase family protein — translation MGTAITFKRPDGKDASGYLANAARGNAPGVVVIQEWWGLSDQIKGLCDRFALAGFDALAPDLYKGKVVPYHDTDSANKEMNSLDFMDATTQTVRGATQYLSRNGAKVGLTGFCLGGAVAIIGATKIPELAAGVVFYGIPPEQAAKPADVKIPLQAHFANKDDWCTPELVNGFETAMKAAGKSLELFRYDAEHAFVNEQRQAVHDREAAELAWGRATEFFRKHLG, via the coding sequence ATGGGAACCGCCATCACCTTCAAACGCCCGGACGGCAAGGATGCCTCGGGCTATCTCGCCAATGCCGCGCGCGGCAACGCGCCGGGTGTGGTCGTGATCCAGGAATGGTGGGGCCTGTCGGACCAGATCAAGGGCCTCTGCGACCGCTTCGCGCTGGCCGGTTTCGATGCGCTGGCGCCCGATCTCTACAAGGGCAAGGTGGTGCCGTATCACGACACGGATTCCGCCAACAAGGAGATGAACTCGCTCGACTTCATGGATGCGACGACGCAGACCGTGCGCGGCGCCACGCAATATCTGTCGCGCAACGGCGCCAAGGTCGGGCTGACAGGCTTCTGCCTCGGCGGCGCCGTCGCCATCATCGGTGCGACGAAGATCCCGGAGCTCGCTGCCGGCGTCGTGTTCTACGGCATCCCGCCGGAGCAGGCGGCCAAGCCCGCCGACGTCAAGATCCCGCTCCAGGCTCATTTCGCCAACAAGGACGATTGGTGCACGCCGGAGCTGGTCAATGGCTTCGAAACGGCCATGAAGGCTGCCGGCAAGTCGCTGGAGTTGTTCCGCTATGACGCGGAGCACGCCTTCGTCAACGAACAGCGCCAGGCCGTGCACGACCGCGAAGCCGCCGAACTCGCTTGGGGACGGGCGACGGAGTTTTTTAGGAAGCATCTGGGGTAG